The Lucilia cuprina isolate Lc7/37 chromosome 5, ASM2204524v1, whole genome shotgun sequence genome includes a window with the following:
- the LOC111690804 gene encoding integrator complex subunit 9 has translation MRLYCLSNDLAKPCYVITFKGLRIMLDCGLTEQTVLNFLPLPFVQSMKLSNLPNWIPNREHDPQMDGELKECCGRVFVDSSPEFTLPMDKMMDFSEIDVILISNYLNMLALPYITENTGFKGKVYATEPTLQIGRFFLEELVEYIEVAPKASTAQLWKDMLYLLPSPLSEAFRPKKWKTIFGLRDVQNSLARVTIMGYDEKLDILGAFIATPVSSGYCLGSSNWVLSTAHEKICYVSGSSTLTTHPRPINQSALKHADVLIMTGLTQAPTVNPDTKLGELCMNVALTIRNNGSALIPCYPSGVVYDLFECLTQNLENAGLNNVPMFFISPVADSSLAYSNILAEWLSSAKQNKVYLPDDPFPHAFYLRNSKLKHYKHVFSDGFSKDFRQPCVVFCGHPSLRFGDAVHFIEMWGNNPNNSIIFTEPDFPYLQVLAPFQPLAMKAFYCPIDTSLNYQQANKLIKELKPNVLVIPEAYTKPHPNASNLFIEQPDKKIITFKCGEIIRLPLKRKLDRVFLTSEMAQKIVPRDVGNGVTISTITGILQVKDKVHNIKPCSDETSEQPSGSSKLPPPTREDVLKNVKYEYGTLDVDMLIKRLTQDGITNIKMERQGNILTLHLVNEDTTIKFDENETHIVCGGKQSLRLKLRDSLLKCLQSF, from the exons atgcgtcta TATTGCCTTAGTAATGACTTGGCCAAACCGTGCTACGTGATCACCTTCAAGGGATTGCGAATAATGTTAGATTGTGGTTTAACTGAACAGACAGTATTGAATTTTTTGCCTCTGCCCTTTGTGCAGAGCATGAAGCTTTCCAACTTGCCCAATTGGATACCCAATCGTGAGCATGATCCTCAAATGGACGGCGAACTGAAAGAATGCTGCGGACGTGTATTTGTAGATTCGTCGCCAGAATTCACACTGCCCATGGATAAAATGATGGATTTTAGTGAAATCGATGTGATATTAATATCAAATTATCTCAATATGTTGGCTTTGCCTTATATAACCGAAAACACTGGTTTCAAAGGAAAGGTATATGCCACAGAACCAACCCTACAAATTGGTCGATTTTTCCTAGAGGAATTAGTGGAGTATATAGAAGTGGCTCCCAAGGCCAGTACCGCACAGTTGTGGAAAGACATGTTGTATTTGTTACCATCACCCTTAAGCGAAGCGTTTCGTCCGAAGAAATGGAAAACTATTTTTGGTTTACGCGATGTCCAAAACAGCTTGGCACGAGTCACCATTATGGGCTACGATGAAAAATTGGATATCTTAGGGGCTTTCATAGCTACACCAGTAAGTTCTGGCTATTGCTTAGGATCTAGCAATTGGGTATTGAGTACAGCCCATGAAAAGATTTGTTATGTCAGTGGATCTTCAACGCTGACAACACATCCACGGCCTATAAACCAGTCGGCTTTAAAACATGCCGACGTATTAATCATGACAGGATTGACACAGGCGCCCACTGTAAATCCAGATACTAAATTGGGTGAATTGTGTATGAATGTGG cACTGACAATTCGTAATAATGGTTCGGCTTTAATACCATGTTATCCATCGGGTGTTGTCTACGATTTATTTGAatgtttaacacaaaatttgGAAAATGCAGGACTTAATAATGTACCAATGTTTTTCATTTCGCCGGTGGCTGATAGTTCATTGGCTTATTCTAATATTTTAGCCGAATGGCTAAGTTCAgccaaacaaaataaagtttatctACCAGATGATCCATTTCCCCATGCCTTCTATTTGCGTAACTCAAAACTAAAACACTATAAACATGTATTTTCAGATGGATTCAGTAAAGACTTTAGACAg CCTTGCGTAGTGTTTTGTGGTCATCCGAGTTTAAGATTTGGCGACGCTGTACATTTCATTGAAATGTGGGGAAATAATCCCAACAATTCTATTATATTTACAg AACCCGACTTTCCATATTTGCAAGTATTGGCGCCTTTTCAACCTTTGGCTATGAAAGCATTCTATTGCCCAATTGATACATCTCTAAACTATCAGCAAGCAAATAAGTTGATTAAAGAACTTAAACCTAATGTTTTAGTTATTCCTGAGGCATACACAAAACCACATCCGAATGCATCGAATCTATTTATCGAACAGCCT gACAAAAagattataacatttaaatgcgGAGAAATTATACGTTTACCACTGAAACGTAAGCTAGATCGAGTGTTTCTTACATCAGAAATGGCCCAAAAGATTGTACCACGTGACGTTGGCAATGGCGTGACTATATCTACCATAACGGGTATTTTACAAGTAAAAGATAAAGTTCACAACATAAAACCCTGCAGTGATGAAACCAGCGAACAACCTAGTGGTAGCAGTAAACTCCCACCTCCGACACGTGAAGATGTTTTGAAAAATGTGAAATATGAATATGGTACACTTGATGTAGACATGCTAATAAAACGCCTCACACAAGATGGCATTACCAATATCAAAATGGAGAGACAAGGCAACATTCTGACACTACATCTGGTTAATGAGGACACTACAATAAAGTTTGATGAAAATGAAACGCATATTGTATGCGGTGGCAAGCAGTCCTTACGTTTAAAATTAAGAGATTCTCTGTTAAAATGCTTacaaagcttttaa
- the LOC111690805 gene encoding isoleucine--tRNA ligase, mitochondrial, with amino-acid sequence MLRIIRFPTISRFYSIKHEAKEPIKYTTTINLPKTKFPARLSAVKRQELENKLISTTFAQTYQYQDENLKEPSYILHDGPPYANGDLHMGHAVNKILKDITIRHHVVKGQKIHYVPGWDCHGLPIELKALASTDGKNNEKSPNIIRSKSRQFALDAIARQKEEFRSWGILSDWQRSDRLYFTFNPDFICNQLHLFLDFYKKGLVYRDLKPVYWSPSSRTALAEAELEYDPNFVSPSVYVRFELKSLPPSIKLVEQQKLFALIWTTTPWTLPSNQAICFNPNLEYAIVELKTDTKNFVSTDLYLIATNLIVDFVKSTKIECTVKETIKGTDLIHCTYQHPIYENEDSLPFLDASHVQDTKGTGLVHTAPAHGPDDFLICLSKKIPVKSLVNEEGIYNSDAPSYLKGKNVLKEGNNLVLNNIKDDVLFSDTFTHSYPLDWRTKEPVIIRASEQWFINTSELKEKAVKEIEKIEIYPRVNAEASKNALRTQVMKRPYWCISRQRSWGVPIPVFYHKKTGKVICDETILSHICNLVTKEGNIDFWWSMSVEELLPCDRLKNLNINISEVDKGMDIFDIWFDSGSTWSHVLKDQQIADLYLEGYDQFTGWFQSSLLTSVGARDCSPYKALFVHGFTVDEKGHKMSKSLGNVISPTDIRKTYGVDVLRWWVASHGTQHMAITVSDKLLQQSAENLSKIRSTLRYLNGAIGERTNNRYSKATDKQIYLNRYLLNKLYDFEKEIFTLYDCYEYNRVVASVQNFVTNQISAIYVHLIKDRLYCGTPAEIADIRDTLEKCYTVLSKALWPIAPFLVEESWSYYDPTTPFYQQQITTDSSWKTPLVEDVVDTALHVKRLINQKASEKNSWLLNVTVKCNENNVELLKHLQPITEQPTIDSELCEILQVGSATLRKSKDVTSEFVVDIDKIEATLCPRCRRHAVLQEGTICHRCNKVLELQI; translated from the exons ATGTTGAGAATTATAAGATTTCCAACTATTTCTcgtttttattcaattaaacATGAGGCCAAGGAACCAATCAAATATACTACAACAATTAATttgccaaaaacaaaatttccagcACGTCTTAGCGCTGTAAAACGTCAGGAACTTGAAAATAAACTGATTTCT ACAACATTCGCTCAAACATATCAATACCAGGATGAGAATCTTAAGGAACCATCATATATATTGCACGATGGTCCTCCGTATGCAAATGGTGACTTACACATGGGTCATGCTGTTAATAAG ATTCTTAAGGATATTACAATTAGACATCATGTGGTAAAAGGACAAAAGATTCATTATGTTCCTGGTTGGGATTGCCATGGACTGCCAATAGAACTTAAGGCTTTGGCCTCCACTGACGGCAAGAACAATGAGAAATCACCAAATATAATAAGATCGAAAT caAGACAATTTGCCTTGGATGCTATTGCCCGACAGAAGGAAGAATTTCGTTCATGGGGCATTTTGTCTGATTGGCAAAGGAGCGACCggctttattttacttttaatccAGATTTTATATGCAATCAATTGcatttgtttttagatttttacaaaaaaggttTAGTATATCGTGATTTGAAACCAGTGTATTGGTCACCTTCATCTAG AACTGCCTTAGCGGAAGCTGAACTTGAATACGACCCAAATTTTGTTAGTCCGTCGGTTTATGTTCGTTTTGAATTGAAATCTTTACCTCCATCCATTAAACTTGTGGAGCAGCAAAAGCTGTTTGCTTTAATATGGACAACAACACCATGGACATTGCCAAGTAATcaggcaatttgttttaatccCAATTTAGAATATGCTATCGTTGAGTTAAAAACTGACACAAAAAACTTTGTGTCCACGGATCTTTATTTAATTGCTACAAATTTAATTGTGGATTTTGTAAAAAGCACAAAAATTGAATGCACAGTGAAGGAAACTATAAAAG gaACTGATTTGATTCACTGTACTTATCAGCATCCTATTTACGAAAATGAAGATTCATTGCCTTTTCTTGATGCTTCTCACGTACAAGACACTAAGGGCACAGGCCTAGTTCATACTGCACCAGCTCATGGTCCCGATGATTTTCTAATAtgtttatctaaaaaaattcCTGTG AAATCTTTAGTAAACGAAGAAGGTATTTACAACTCCGATGCACCCAGTTATTTAAAGGGAAAAAATGTGCTTAAAGAAGGAAATAATTTGGTCTTGAATAATATAAAAGATGATGTCCTATTTTCGGATACCTTTACTCATAGTTATCCGCTAGATTGGCGTACTAAAGAACCGGTTATAATCAGAGCTAGTGAGCAATGGTTTATAAATACATCGGAGCTTAAGGAAAAGGCTGTTAAAGAG attgaaaaaattgaaatatatccTCGTGTTAATGCCGAAGCGAGTAAAAATGCTTTAAGGACACAAGTTATGAAACGTCCTTATTGGTGTATATCAAGACAAAGATCCTGGGGTGTACCAATACCAGTATTTTACCATAAAAAGACGGGAAAAGTGATATGTGATGA AACAATTTTGAGCCATATTTGTAATTTGGTTACCAAAGAAGGTAATATAGATTTTTGGTGGTCAATGTCTGTGGAAGAACTTTTACCTTGTGatcgtttaaaaaatttaaatataaacattagtGAGGTGGACAAAGGTATGGATATCTTCGATATTTGGTTTGATTCCGGTAGTACGTGGTCCCACGTCTTAAAAGACCAACAAATTGCAGATTTGTATTTAGAAGGATATGATCAATTTACTGGTTGGTTTCAATCTTCCCTACTAACTAGTGTTGGTGCTAGAGACTGTTCaccatataa ggcACTTTTTGTACATGGGTTCACAGTAGATGAAAAAGGTCACAAAATGTCAAAATCTCTAGGGAATGTTATTTCACCTACAGATATTCGGAAAACCTATGGTGTTGATGTTTTAAG ATGGTGGGTGGCCTCGCATGGTACACAACATATGGCCATTACAGTCAGCGATAAATTGCTGCAACAATCTGCAGAAAACCTTAGTAAAATTCGGTCTACTTTACGCTATCTAAATGGTGCAATTGGTGAACGTACCAATAACAGGTATAGCAAAGCTACTGACAAACAAATCTATCTAAACCgttatttactaaataaattatacGATTTTGAAAAAGAG atttttacgTTGTATGATTGTTATGAATATAATCGCGTTGTGGCGAGTGTACAAAATTTCGTTACTAATCAAATATCTGCCATATACGTTCATTTGATCAAAGACCGTTTGTACTGTGGTACACCAGCTGAAATTGCAGACATACGTGATACGTTAGAGAAATGCTACACTGTGTTGAGCAAAGCATTGTGGCCCATAGCACCATTTTTAGTGGAGGAAAGTTGGAGTTATTATG ATCCCACAACGCCTTTCTATCAGCAGCAAATTACAACTGATAGCAGTTGGAAAACCCCATTAGTAGAAGATGTAGTCGATACTGCCTTACATGTAAAACGTTTGATAAATCAAAAAGCTAGTGAGAAAAATTCCTGGCTTTTGAATGTCACAGTTAAATGCAATGAAAATAACGTTGAACTATTAAAACATTTGCAGCCAATAACTGAACAACCCACAATTGATTCTGAATTATGTGAAATATTACAAGTTGGTTCAGCAACTCTACGAAAAAGTAAGGACGTTACATCTGAGTTTGTGGTAGATATCGATAAAATTGAAGCTACATTATGTCCCCGTTGTCGACGTCATGCCGTTTTACAAGAAGGCACCATTTGTCATCGTTGCAATAAAGTTTTAGagttacaaatataa